A genomic region of Rhizobium sp. NXC24 contains the following coding sequences:
- a CDS encoding capsule biosynthesis protein yields the protein MAHDTGKTSETVQLSAIQHSRDVAAKLSVTARKLRFSTSKRSQFYKAVGLRPRPLEQILSRAILASTLLLLVIPNAASIYYFARMASDQFQSETRFTVRSSTPALGKDQLAKVTGLPSAQIVQDTQIVTNFIASKDMVTALQAKIDFQTLYGNAEIDPLARLKQDASSEKMLDYWKDMVSVKTDPNSGIVTVKVRAFSATDAQKLLQEVVAASEAVVNDVNNRIWRDVITTAQTNLDNAKNQLQTTRQKLQLARNQTGVLSVEGSSAILTGLITSVQTDKVNLQQKYDALVRTVSPNAPQMKVLKREIDSKEKQLQDLNSQVAGQNKSEQNLADVSVEMSQRELEQSLAEQQFATAMKTLEQVQFVSKQQLLYLDTFLAPDLPDEAEYPKRGLWIGGILAATLLIWGIVVGVLTTVRNRLG from the coding sequence ATGGCTCACGATACCGGAAAGACGTCTGAAACTGTTCAGCTCAGCGCGATCCAGCACAGCCGCGATGTTGCCGCGAAACTGTCGGTGACTGCGCGAAAGTTGCGCTTTTCGACATCGAAGCGAAGCCAGTTTTACAAAGCAGTCGGATTGCGCCCCCGCCCGCTGGAGCAAATTCTCAGCAGAGCGATACTGGCTTCCACGCTATTGCTTCTTGTCATCCCAAACGCCGCTTCGATCTATTACTTTGCGCGTATGGCCTCGGATCAATTTCAGTCCGAAACGCGCTTTACCGTCCGGTCGTCGACGCCGGCGCTCGGCAAGGACCAACTGGCCAAGGTAACCGGCTTGCCATCGGCACAAATCGTTCAGGATACCCAAATCGTTACCAATTTCATCGCCAGCAAGGACATGGTGACTGCTCTCCAGGCCAAGATCGACTTCCAGACACTCTACGGAAACGCGGAAATCGATCCGTTGGCGAGGCTGAAGCAGGATGCGTCATCGGAAAAGATGCTCGACTATTGGAAGGATATGGTCTCCGTCAAAACCGACCCCAACAGCGGTATCGTGACGGTCAAGGTCCGTGCCTTTTCGGCGACCGATGCGCAGAAGCTGTTGCAAGAGGTTGTTGCGGCTTCCGAAGCCGTGGTCAACGATGTCAACAACCGCATCTGGCGTGATGTCATCACCACCGCTCAAACCAATTTGGACAATGCGAAGAATCAACTGCAGACAACGCGGCAGAAGCTTCAGCTCGCCCGCAACCAAACGGGCGTCCTCAGTGTCGAGGGATCATCGGCAATCCTCACGGGCCTGATAACCAGCGTTCAGACCGACAAGGTCAATCTTCAGCAGAAATACGATGCTTTGGTCCGGACGGTATCGCCCAATGCGCCGCAAATGAAGGTTCTGAAGCGCGAAATCGACAGCAAGGAAAAGCAACTGCAAGATCTGAACAGCCAGGTGGCGGGGCAGAATAAATCCGAGCAGAACCTTGCCGACGTGTCGGTCGAGATGTCTCAGCGGGAGTTAGAACAAAGCCTGGCCGAACAGCAATTCGCCACAGCCATGAAAACGCTGGAGCAAGTGCAGTTTGTCAGCAAGCAACAGCTTCTCTATCTCGACACGTTTCTTGCCCCCGATCTGCCGGACGAAGCGGAATATCCGAAACGAGGGCTTTGGATCGGCGGCATTTTGGCGGCGACCCTGTTAATTTGGGGCATTGTCGTCGGCGTGCTGACCACAGTGCGAAATCGTTTGGGGTGA
- a CDS encoding polysaccharide biosynthesis/export family protein, producing the protein MRVGAALLVCVVLAGCNSVSSEGPLAGAIDDDAGQSGVELGRKNAAVFDVVDINSRTARFVSDYVSSALNRRFGIGGPVGRVVIGVGDSLKVTIFEAGADGLFSTAQSKQVSLDIIVQPDGTAAIPYAGTVKFAGKTLEQARQAILAALATKAVEPDVIVTSTGTSSRTVTVSGAVGRPSMVPLDLIGEKITQVIAKAGGPVTQPYETYVTLVRGNRTGTVLLKSIIEHPTEDIYVQPGDQIFLVRDPRTFTLLGAVKGDGRLEFGANDLNLLEAVALGHGAVDEAANAQGFFLFRYEEPEIVQNLLGAARFQELVRKGMAPDSKGRYPIVYRFDMSHPDSLIVGQTFPVKSRDVIYVSRHPSVDIRKFLTLVGAPLNIASQGAATAANLGQ; encoded by the coding sequence ATTCGCGTAGGAGCGGCGTTACTCGTTTGCGTGGTTCTGGCGGGATGTAATTCCGTCTCGAGCGAAGGGCCGCTGGCCGGTGCGATAGATGATGATGCCGGGCAATCGGGCGTGGAACTCGGGCGCAAGAATGCGGCCGTCTTCGATGTCGTCGATATAAACAGCCGCACGGCGCGCTTTGTCTCGGACTATGTGTCCAGCGCACTCAATCGTCGGTTCGGGATAGGCGGCCCTGTCGGACGTGTCGTTATCGGTGTCGGCGATTCGCTGAAAGTGACGATCTTCGAGGCTGGCGCCGACGGTTTGTTCTCGACGGCCCAGTCGAAGCAGGTATCCCTGGATATTATCGTCCAGCCGGATGGGACTGCAGCCATCCCCTATGCCGGCACGGTCAAGTTTGCGGGCAAGACATTGGAACAGGCCCGTCAAGCGATCCTGGCGGCGCTGGCTACCAAGGCGGTCGAGCCGGACGTTATCGTGACGAGTACCGGTACGTCATCGCGCACGGTGACCGTTTCCGGCGCCGTCGGCCGTCCGTCGATGGTTCCTTTGGATCTGATCGGCGAAAAGATCACCCAGGTCATTGCCAAGGCTGGCGGACCGGTCACTCAGCCTTATGAGACCTATGTGACCTTGGTTCGGGGCAACAGGACCGGAACGGTTCTTCTAAAGTCGATCATCGAACATCCCACTGAAGATATTTACGTTCAGCCTGGCGATCAGATTTTCCTCGTGCGTGATCCCAGGACCTTTACCCTTCTTGGCGCCGTTAAGGGTGACGGCCGCCTTGAGTTCGGGGCCAACGACTTGAACCTGCTGGAGGCTGTCGCTCTGGGCCATGGCGCGGTGGATGAAGCCGCCAATGCGCAAGGGTTCTTCCTGTTCCGGTACGAAGAACCGGAAATCGTTCAGAACCTCCTCGGTGCCGCTCGTTTCCAGGAGCTGGTGCGTAAGGGAATGGCGCCGGATTCCAAGGGACGATATCCGATCGTCTATAGATTCGACATGTCGCATCCCGACAGTCTCATTGTCGGCCAAACGTTCCCCGTCAAGAGCCGGGACGTCATCTATGTATCGCGTCATCCCTCGGTCGACATTCGGAAATTCCTGACGCTGGTCGGTGCGCCGCTTAATATTGCCTCGCAGGGTGCTGCCACCGCTGCCAATCTGGGGCAGTGA
- a CDS encoding ABC transporter ATP-binding protein has protein sequence MIRFKNVSKHFKTQNSKKVILDRVSCEFMPGYSYGLLGVNGAGKSTTMRMIAGTMLPNSGKITKDVRVSWPLGLASGFNPYMTGRANLHFVARAYGEDVRRVSRFVEEFAELGDYINAPVRTYSSGMGARLAFGLSMAIEFDCYLVDEVLAVGDARFQERCRIAFESRRKYSDVIMISHSMSMIKQHCDKGMVLVDGRLMVFDQVEQAIEAYYRLNR, from the coding sequence ATGATCCGCTTCAAGAACGTGTCGAAACACTTCAAGACGCAGAATAGCAAGAAAGTCATCCTGGATCGTGTGAGCTGCGAATTCATGCCTGGCTATTCCTATGGTCTGCTCGGCGTGAACGGCGCTGGAAAGTCCACGACGATGCGGATGATCGCCGGCACCATGCTGCCAAATTCAGGCAAGATCACCAAGGACGTTCGGGTGTCCTGGCCGCTGGGCCTTGCCAGCGGCTTCAATCCTTATATGACCGGCCGTGCCAATCTTCACTTCGTCGCCCGCGCCTATGGAGAGGATGTCCGGCGAGTTTCCCGGTTTGTCGAAGAGTTCGCCGAACTTGGCGACTACATCAACGCGCCGGTGCGCACCTATTCTTCGGGCATGGGCGCACGATTGGCCTTCGGGCTCTCCATGGCGATCGAATTCGACTGCTATCTTGTCGATGAAGTTCTGGCCGTGGGCGACGCCCGGTTCCAGGAACGCTGTCGCATCGCATTTGAGAGCCGGCGGAAATATTCCGACGTGATCATGATCTCGCACAGCATGAGCATGATCAAACAGCATTGCGACAAGGGAATGGTGCTCGTCGATGGCAGGCTTATGGTTTTCGATCAGGTCGAGCAGGCCATCGAAGCGTACTACAGATTGAACAGATAA
- a CDS encoding capsule biosynthesis protein, translating to MPKIAIEETIDQPHPRVKPARHILPSLFRRRVPERLRPNDLEDIEYLPVPGTHDPVPQAGGKPPLRLISFLLIVILPFLASLIYYVFIASDQYVAEARFAVRALSGTSSDDKGDGSGGSESGGGASGLLNMRSASQDAYVVTSFIHSTEILRRIGEKLDYRSMFARQDADFISRFRSSESDEEFLTYWQNHVSAYIDVSSGIITLKVRAFTPDDSVKLSDAIIQESESLINELSQRARNDIVQSMRADVEKSGKAYSDTLAALNQFQHQSGLLSPQTQAKDSSTLLTGLLAQKLEFETRLFVMKQSHAEGSPTYQQLSLALQSLDAQIDKKKAELTGPENASLAQALLEYSKLDTDRMIAEKLYEASQRNYDAVLAEALRKTLYLAVFVKPALPDEAIFPHRVTTPLIILLGLAVLWTTLSLIWASVEDHRI from the coding sequence ATGCCCAAAATAGCCATTGAAGAGACAATCGATCAGCCACATCCGCGGGTAAAACCGGCACGTCATATCCTGCCGTCATTGTTTCGACGCAGGGTGCCGGAACGGCTCCGGCCCAATGATCTGGAAGACATCGAGTATTTGCCGGTACCTGGCACGCACGACCCCGTGCCCCAAGCCGGCGGCAAGCCGCCGCTCCGACTCATCAGCTTCCTGTTGATCGTTATCCTGCCGTTTCTGGCGAGCTTGATCTATTACGTCTTCATTGCTTCGGATCAGTACGTTGCCGAAGCCCGTTTCGCCGTCCGCGCGCTCTCCGGCACCAGTTCGGATGACAAGGGCGACGGCAGCGGCGGATCCGAGAGTGGCGGCGGGGCGTCAGGCCTTCTCAACATGCGCTCCGCCTCACAGGATGCCTATGTCGTCACGAGCTTCATTCACTCCACCGAGATCCTCAGACGGATCGGTGAGAAACTCGACTATCGATCCATGTTCGCGCGGCAGGATGCGGATTTTATATCTCGATTTCGCTCTTCGGAATCCGATGAGGAGTTTCTGACCTATTGGCAAAACCATGTCAGCGCCTACATCGACGTGTCTTCCGGCATCATCACCTTGAAGGTGCGTGCATTCACGCCGGATGATTCCGTAAAGCTCTCCGACGCCATCATTCAGGAGAGCGAATCGCTGATCAACGAGCTCTCGCAGCGCGCACGCAACGATATCGTGCAAAGCATGCGGGCGGATGTCGAAAAGAGCGGGAAAGCCTATAGCGATACCCTGGCCGCGCTCAATCAGTTCCAACATCAATCCGGGCTTCTCAGCCCACAGACCCAGGCCAAAGACAGCAGTACACTGCTAACGGGATTGCTTGCGCAGAAGCTCGAATTCGAAACACGCCTGTTCGTGATGAAGCAGTCGCATGCCGAGGGGTCTCCGACCTATCAGCAGCTCAGCCTTGCCTTGCAAAGCCTTGACGCTCAGATCGATAAGAAGAAAGCGGAGCTCACCGGGCCGGAAAATGCGAGCCTTGCCCAAGCGCTGTTGGAATACTCCAAGCTCGACACAGACCGGATGATTGCGGAGAAGCTCTATGAGGCCTCCCAAAGGAATTACGACGCAGTGCTTGCGGAAGCACTGCGCAAGACGCTCTATTTGGCCGTCTTCGTAAAGCCGGCGCTTCCGGACGAAGCCATATTTCCGCACCGCGTCACCACACCGCTGATCATATTGCTTGGTTTGGCGGTTCTCTGGACCACCCTTTCATTGATTTGGGCGTCGGTGGAGGATCATCGGATATGA
- a CDS encoding glycosyltransferase family 2 protein, with translation MTLKILPNDDLERAISAGANSNLWKSLGDDPAFEIRFAPVRKRLVVIHIASTDEAIDPKFYVNRGRGFREKDAVTLSAGRRFIITADVGAVGTICSLRADPASFPITFSFDVAAFSSAKSAEKHISTLLGTHGQAERVDLGKLAQYWTKMPKLPFGKRSPSAAIQYAEASYRLAADLAASPVSSTAGVWLSVVVPVYNAPSRYLDDLISSFEAQSEAGTELILSDDGSTSPETRRWYETQKSRNNVRFVLNEKNGGIAIATNAGLLQARGLWVALLDHDDVIAPHAFKVVRHTLEQNPNANFLYTDELVVDDRLKPKGLMLKPAYDPVLLTGVNYINHFSIYRRSRLHEIGYLRTGYDGSQDYDLLLRYLEGLPDNTVLHLPYPAYWWRRNGHTYSRKFMDAATANARKAIVERFERQKQPIHVEEALTNTLHRVVFERSETSWPKISIIIPSKDSFDLISRVLKDIFEQTDYDNFEVLIIDNGSSDKAVLDLYEHYRETQPTFSATITPEPFNFSRSINRGLRAAKGEHYLILNNDVEIIEPGWLKEMVACLAFEKTGIVGAKLLYPNDKIQHAGVLVGFGGLAGHWYMNKPRDFGGPMNRLHVRNSMSCVTGAVMLISGDCAEAIGTFDEENFAVAYNDVDYCLRAHKAGFRIIWTPFACLYHHESVSRGSDKSGERKKRFEREKDNLRRLHGTQTFEDRAINPAYSRDKSDPKILMPTKLRIPSM, from the coding sequence ATGACACTTAAGATTTTACCCAACGACGATCTTGAACGCGCGATTTCTGCCGGTGCGAATTCCAATCTTTGGAAATCCCTTGGCGACGATCCTGCCTTCGAAATTCGATTCGCACCGGTCCGGAAAAGGCTTGTCGTTATTCATATAGCCAGCACCGATGAAGCCATCGACCCGAAGTTCTACGTCAATCGCGGTCGCGGCTTTCGGGAAAAGGATGCGGTCACGCTGTCGGCGGGGAGACGCTTCATTATTACGGCGGATGTGGGAGCCGTCGGAACCATCTGCTCGCTGCGCGCCGACCCCGCAAGTTTCCCCATCACCTTCAGCTTCGACGTTGCTGCCTTTTCTTCGGCGAAATCGGCCGAGAAGCATATTTCAACTCTGCTCGGCACACATGGGCAGGCAGAGCGGGTCGATCTCGGCAAACTTGCGCAATATTGGACGAAAATGCCGAAGCTGCCCTTCGGCAAGCGTTCGCCGAGCGCGGCGATACAATATGCGGAGGCGAGCTATCGGCTTGCTGCCGATCTTGCAGCATCACCCGTTTCCTCGACGGCGGGAGTGTGGCTCAGCGTTGTCGTTCCGGTCTACAACGCTCCCTCACGCTATCTCGACGATCTCATAAGCTCCTTCGAAGCACAAAGCGAAGCGGGTACGGAACTCATTCTGAGTGACGACGGCTCGACCTCGCCGGAAACGCGGCGATGGTATGAGACGCAAAAATCGAGGAACAACGTCCGTTTCGTTCTGAACGAGAAAAACGGCGGCATAGCGATCGCGACCAATGCCGGGCTTTTGCAGGCGCGCGGCCTGTGGGTCGCTTTGCTGGACCATGACGACGTGATCGCTCCTCACGCCTTCAAAGTCGTGCGGCATACGTTGGAGCAGAACCCCAATGCAAACTTCCTCTATACCGACGAACTGGTTGTCGACGATAGGCTGAAACCCAAGGGCTTGATGTTGAAGCCGGCCTATGACCCCGTTCTTCTGACGGGCGTCAACTACATCAACCATTTCTCCATCTACCGCCGCAGCCGGCTTCACGAGATCGGCTATCTCCGCACCGGATACGACGGTTCGCAGGACTATGATCTCCTGCTGCGCTATCTGGAAGGGCTGCCCGACAATACCGTCCTTCACCTGCCCTACCCCGCCTATTGGTGGCGGCGCAACGGCCACACCTATTCGCGGAAATTCATGGATGCCGCGACCGCCAATGCCAGGAAGGCGATCGTGGAACGATTTGAGCGTCAAAAGCAGCCCATTCATGTCGAGGAGGCCTTGACGAATACCCTGCATCGCGTGGTGTTCGAACGTTCGGAGACTTCATGGCCGAAGATCTCCATCATTATTCCCAGCAAGGATAGTTTCGACCTGATTTCCCGCGTTCTGAAGGATATCTTCGAGCAAACGGACTATGACAATTTCGAAGTGCTGATCATCGACAACGGTTCTTCGGACAAGGCCGTGCTGGACCTTTACGAGCACTACCGCGAAACGCAGCCGACGTTTTCCGCGACGATCACGCCCGAACCCTTCAATTTCTCCCGTTCGATCAATCGCGGTTTGCGCGCCGCCAAAGGCGAGCACTATCTGATCCTCAACAATGACGTCGAGATTATCGAGCCGGGCTGGCTGAAGGAGATGGTGGCCTGTCTCGCTTTCGAAAAGACCGGCATTGTCGGCGCCAAGCTTCTCTATCCGAACGACAAGATCCAGCATGCCGGCGTCCTCGTCGGCTTCGGCGGACTGGCGGGTCATTGGTACATGAACAAGCCCCGGGATTTCGGTGGCCCGATGAACAGGCTGCATGTCCGCAATTCGATGAGCTGTGTGACCGGGGCGGTGATGCTGATTTCCGGCGACTGTGCCGAAGCAATCGGCACGTTCGACGAAGAAAATTTCGCCGTCGCCTACAACGACGTCGACTATTGCCTGCGCGCCCACAAGGCCGGGTTTCGCATCATATGGACGCCATTCGCCTGCCTTTACCACCATGAATCGGTTTCACGGGGATCGGACAAATCGGGAGAACGGAAGAAACGATTTGAACGGGAGAAAGACAATCTGCGCCGGCTGCATGGGACGCAGACGTTTGAAGACCGCGCGATCAATCCAGCCTATAGCCGCGATAAATCAGACCCGAAGATCTTGATGCCAACGAAGCTGCGCATTCCATCGATGTAA